In the genome of Streptomyces globosus, one region contains:
- the rpmG gene encoding 50S ribosomal protein L33: MARNEIRPVIKLRSTAGTGFTYVTRKNRRNNPDRLTLRKYDPVVGRHVDFREER; encoded by the coding sequence ATGGCACGCAACGAGATCCGCCCGGTCATCAAGCTCCGCTCCACGGCGGGCACCGGGTTCACCTACGTCACCCGCAAGAACCGCCGGAACAACCCGGACCGCCTCACCCTGCGCAAGTACGACCCGGTCGTCGGCCGGCACGTCGACTTTCGCGAAGAGCGCTGA
- a CDS encoding FecCD family ABC transporter permease, translated as MSPPAITAPSAGSAADTPAGEAPPEPARGVRGRLASRKGLALACAVLFALLLVSIVVAIGLGAAVITPGETARYLWAAVSGGRIAADEVTTYQIIWEIRTPRVLLAALVGAGLSAIGVAIQAMVRNALADPFVLGVSSGASAGAVAVTVTGGLAALGIYAVSAGAFIGALVASLLVYAASSSRGSLSPLRLVLTGVAMSLGLQAVMSLLIYFAPDSEATSMVLYWTMGSFGAANWGALPVVSVVVLLGLVALYRYGRALDVLALGDETAASLGVSPDRHRKALLVLVSLVTGVMVAVSGAIAFVGLVMPHVVRMVVGATHARVLAVAPLAGAIFMVWVDLVSRTLVAPRELPLGVITALVGVPVFVTLMRRKGYLFGGR; from the coding sequence ATGTCACCGCCAGCAATCACCGCGCCATCGGCGGGCAGCGCCGCCGATACGCCGGCCGGCGAGGCGCCCCCCGAACCCGCGAGGGGGGTGAGGGGCCGGCTCGCCTCCCGCAAGGGCCTGGCGCTTGCCTGCGCCGTCCTGTTCGCCCTTCTCCTCGTCTCGATCGTGGTGGCCATCGGTCTGGGCGCCGCCGTCATCACGCCGGGTGAGACCGCCCGTTACCTGTGGGCGGCCGTGAGCGGCGGCCGCATCGCCGCGGACGAGGTGACCACGTACCAGATCATCTGGGAGATCCGTACGCCGCGGGTGCTGCTCGCGGCGCTCGTGGGGGCCGGGCTGAGTGCCATCGGCGTGGCCATCCAGGCCATGGTGCGCAACGCGCTCGCCGACCCCTTCGTGCTGGGCGTCTCCTCGGGAGCCTCCGCCGGGGCCGTTGCCGTCACCGTCACCGGAGGACTGGCGGCGCTGGGCATCTACGCGGTGTCGGCCGGTGCCTTCATCGGGGCCCTGGTCGCGTCCCTCCTCGTCTACGCGGCCTCCTCCAGCCGGGGCTCGCTCTCGCCGCTGCGTCTCGTCCTGACGGGCGTCGCCATGTCATTGGGCCTTCAAGCGGTGATGAGCCTGCTGATCTACTTCGCGCCGGACAGCGAGGCGACCAGCATGGTCCTGTACTGGACCATGGGCAGCTTCGGCGCCGCGAACTGGGGTGCGCTCCCGGTCGTCTCGGTGGTCGTCCTTCTCGGCCTGGTCGCGCTGTACCGGTACGGCCGGGCGCTGGACGTCCTGGCCCTCGGAGACGAGACGGCCGCCAGCCTGGGCGTCAGCCCCGACCGGCACCGCAAGGCCCTGCTCGTCCTGGTCTCGCTCGTGACCGGAGTGATGGTCGCCGTCAGCGGCGCCATCGCCTTCGTCGGACTGGTCATGCCCCACGTGGTGCGCATGGTCGTCGGCGCCACCCACGCGCGCGTGCTGGCCGTCGCACCCCTGGCCGGAGCGATCTTCATGGTCTGGGTCGACCTGGTGTCCCGGACGCTGGTCGCGCCGCGCGAACTGCCCCTGGGCGTCATCACTGCCCTCGTGGGGGTGCCGGTCTTCGTCACGCTGATGCGGCGCAAGGGCTACCTGTTCGGAGGCCGCTGA
- the rpsR gene encoding 30S ribosomal protein S18: MARRTDPRKPVKSRPNPLDAAGITYIDYKDTDLLRKFISDRGKIRSRRVTRVTAQQQRALAAAIKNAREMALLPYAGR; this comes from the coding sequence ATGGCCCGACGAACCGACCCCCGCAAGCCCGTCAAGTCCCGCCCCAACCCGCTCGACGCGGCCGGGATCACGTACATCGACTACAAGGACACCGACCTGCTGCGGAAGTTCATCTCCGACCGCGGCAAGATCCGCAGCCGGCGCGTCACCCGCGTGACCGCCCAGCAGCAGCGTGCCCTCGCCGCCGCCATCAAGAACGCCCGCGAGATGGCCCTCCTGCCGTACGCCGGCCGCTGA
- a CDS encoding ABC transporter permease, whose protein sequence is MHSTDPVAAADPAVRPAGATAPAGRLRAGRRPPAALLLPAALAAVFALLPLGYLAVRSLERGPAFAWDAIADERTAQLLGRSLGLAAVVVSASLVLGVSLAWLTARTDLPGARTWAVLVTLPLAVPSYVAAFTWLSVFPGLAGFGGSALALTLVSFPYVYLPVTAVLRGADPALEEVSRSLGHGPLRTFLRVTLPQVRPAAAGGSVLVALYVFSDFGAVSLMRYDTFTRGIYTSYRASFDRTPAAALSVVLVVMTILLVAAEARTRGRAGQARTGTGTARPAAPAPLGRWRMPALTWCTAVAAVAVLMPLATLGYWLAVGNSATWDPAALLDTAGTTLGVAAAGAVLTTLLALPVGVIAARHRGRTAHLLEQSAYAGHALPGITVALSLVFFAVRYADPLYQELPLLVCAYAVLFLPVSVAATRAAVLQSPPVLEDVARSLGRSPLRVLREITVPLAAPGVAAGAALTFVVCMKELPATLLLRPTGMDTLATRLWTETGTGSFAAAAPYAAALILLAAIPSYLLGRHRT, encoded by the coding sequence ATGCACTCCACGGATCCCGTCGCAGCGGCGGATCCCGCAGTGCGCCCGGCAGGCGCCACCGCGCCGGCCGGGCGGCTGCGTGCCGGGCGCCGCCCGCCCGCCGCCCTGCTCCTTCCCGCGGCCCTCGCCGCGGTGTTCGCGCTGCTGCCGCTCGGCTACCTCGCCGTCCGCTCCCTGGAGCGCGGTCCCGCCTTCGCCTGGGACGCCATCGCCGACGAGCGCACCGCCCAACTGCTCGGCCGCAGTCTCGGACTGGCCGCCGTCGTCGTGTCGGCCTCCCTGGTGCTGGGCGTGTCCCTGGCCTGGCTCACCGCACGGACCGACCTGCCCGGCGCCCGGACCTGGGCGGTCCTGGTGACGCTGCCCCTGGCCGTGCCGAGCTACGTCGCCGCCTTCACCTGGCTGTCGGTCTTCCCCGGCCTCGCGGGCTTCGGCGGCTCCGCCCTCGCGCTGACACTGGTGAGCTTCCCGTACGTCTACCTGCCCGTCACCGCCGTACTGCGCGGGGCCGATCCGGCACTGGAGGAGGTCTCCCGCTCGCTCGGCCACGGGCCGCTGCGGACCTTCCTGCGCGTCACGCTGCCGCAGGTGCGTCCCGCCGCGGCCGGGGGATCCGTACTGGTCGCGCTCTACGTGTTCTCCGACTTCGGCGCCGTCTCCCTGATGCGCTACGACACCTTCACCCGCGGCATCTACACCTCCTACCGGGCCAGCTTCGACCGCACCCCGGCCGCCGCCCTCAGCGTCGTCCTCGTGGTGATGACGATCCTGCTCGTGGCTGCCGAGGCCCGTACACGAGGCCGCGCGGGACAGGCCAGGACCGGGACCGGCACGGCACGCCCCGCCGCCCCCGCGCCGCTCGGCCGGTGGCGGATGCCGGCCCTGACCTGGTGCACGGCGGTCGCAGCCGTCGCCGTCCTCATGCCGCTGGCCACCCTCGGGTACTGGCTCGCCGTCGGCAATTCCGCCACGTGGGACCCTGCCGCGCTCCTCGACACCGCCGGCACGACCCTCGGCGTCGCCGCCGCGGGAGCCGTGCTCACGACCCTCCTCGCCCTGCCCGTCGGGGTGATCGCCGCGCGGCACCGGGGCCGGACGGCGCACCTGCTGGAGCAGTCCGCCTACGCCGGACACGCCCTCCCCGGCATCACCGTCGCCCTGTCCCTGGTCTTCTTCGCGGTCCGCTACGCCGACCCGCTCTACCAGGAACTCCCGCTGCTGGTCTGCGCGTACGCCGTGCTCTTCCTGCCCGTCTCGGTGGCAGCGACCCGGGCCGCCGTACTGCAGTCCCCGCCGGTGCTGGAGGACGTCGCACGCTCGCTCGGCCGCAGCCCCCTGCGCGTGCTGCGCGAGATCACCGTGCCGCTCGCCGCACCCGGGGTCGCCGCCGGCGCCGCCCTGACCTTCGTCGTGTGCATGAAGGAACTCCCCGCGACCCTCCTGCTGCGGCCGACCGGAATGGACACCCTGGCCACCCGGCTCTGGACCGAGACCGGCACCGGATCCTTCGCCGCCGCGGCCCCCTACGCCGCGGCGCTGATCCTGCTGGCGGCCATCCCCTCCTACCTCCTCGGACGGCACCGCACATGA
- a CDS encoding ABC transporter ATP-binding protein, protein MDLRLDGLSVVTDGRSLVRDLSLNVASGRVVGLVGPNGSGKSTALRCVYRALRPSSGTVWVGEEDLSRLTVRRSAQVIAAMTQDGAVDLDFTVEEVIALGRTPHLQGNQALSPRERELCERAMDRLDIRHLARRGVLTLSGGERQRVLLARALVQEPEILVLDEPTNHLDVRHQVELLSLLRGSGLTVLVVLHDLNLAAAACDRIGVLREGRLVTAGTPGDVLTPELVHEVFGVKASIVSHPLTGDPQLLYSLNPSP, encoded by the coding sequence ATGGACCTCAGACTCGACGGGCTCTCCGTCGTCACCGACGGCCGCAGCCTGGTGCGCGACCTGTCCCTGAACGTGGCGAGCGGCCGGGTCGTGGGCCTGGTCGGGCCCAACGGAAGCGGCAAGTCCACCGCCCTCCGGTGCGTGTACCGCGCGCTCCGACCCAGCTCCGGCACCGTCTGGGTGGGCGAGGAGGACCTCTCCCGCCTGACGGTGCGCCGCTCCGCGCAGGTCATCGCGGCCATGACCCAGGACGGCGCTGTCGATCTCGACTTCACGGTCGAAGAGGTCATCGCCCTCGGGCGGACTCCGCACCTTCAGGGCAACCAGGCGCTCAGCCCCCGGGAACGGGAGCTGTGCGAACGCGCGATGGACCGGCTCGACATCCGCCACCTCGCCCGGCGCGGAGTCCTGACGCTCTCGGGCGGGGAGCGCCAGCGTGTCCTGCTGGCCCGGGCGCTCGTCCAGGAGCCGGAGATCCTGGTGCTGGACGAGCCGACCAACCACCTCGACGTACGCCACCAGGTCGAACTGCTCTCGCTCCTGCGCGGCTCGGGACTCACCGTCCTGGTCGTGCTGCACGACCTCAACCTCGCCGCGGCCGCCTGCGACCGCATCGGGGTCCTCCGCGAGGGCCGCCTCGTCACCGCCGGCACGCCCGGGGACGTGCTCACCCCCGAGCTCGTCCACGAGGTCTTCGGCGTCAAGGCCAGCATCGTCTCCCACCCGCTGACGGGTGATCCCCAGCTGTTGTACTCGCTCAACCCCTCCCCGTGA
- the rpmB gene encoding 50S ribosomal protein L28 — protein MSAHCQLTGAKPGFGNNISHSHRRTSRRFDPNIQRKRYWLPSEGRHVRLTLSARAVKTVDTIGIEAAVARIRARGGKV, from the coding sequence ATGTCGGCCCACTGCCAACTGACCGGCGCCAAGCCGGGTTTCGGCAACAACATCTCCCACTCCCACCGGCGCACCTCGCGCCGCTTCGACCCGAACATCCAGCGCAAGCGCTACTGGCTGCCCAGCGAGGGGAGGCACGTCCGCCTCACCCTGAGCGCCAGGGCGGTCAAAACGGTGGACACGATCGGCATCGAGGCCGCCGTGGCCCGGATCCGCGCGCGGGGAGGAAAGGTCTGA
- a CDS encoding AMP-binding protein — MTAPPALLPGAKTVPFARALAAHHDRTAVITADGPVTYRELAARVEATADRLGPARRLVLVVGANTVEALVVHLAALSAGHPVLLVPGDHPEAVQSLIDAYDPDVVAHPDGGQWALDERRPVSAHDLHPDLALLLSTSGSTGSPKLVRLSHGNLQANAESIAEYLGIRDTDRAATTLPMHYCYGLSVIHSHLLRGAALILTDLSVADSCFWELFRSARGTTFAGVPYTFDLLDRVGFASMDLPHLRYVTQAGGRLAPDRVRHYAALGRAAGWELFAMYGQTEATARMAYLPPDLAETHPGAAGVPIPGGSFRLEPLPDWPEEDTGELVYTGPNVMLGYARTPDDLALGRTTQELHTGDIARRTPEGMYEIVGRRSRFVKILGLRIDPAQVEAMLARHGVTALCTGDDTALAVAAVGAGAAGAHASDARRIRNLVTSECGLPARAVRVHVLADLPRLPTGKPDYRAVRELAHPADPGPSAQGPGSGPEDLCRLYARILDRADVTQDSTFVSLGGDSLSYVEMSLHLEERLGHLPTDWHTTPIRELRPPEGEIPARRRTLDTSVALRAVAIFCIVGSHIHVFGIKGGAHLLLAIAGYNFARFHLTTAERGERVRRACLSIARVAVPTMIWIGFVLLLNNDYTLANLALLDSVLGPEDSKTGMHFWFVEALVYILVVAVALLALPLADRAERRFPYGLPLALAALGLLTRYDLLGLPDRTHMPDAVTVFWLFALGWAAAKAGSRNQRIVVTAAALATVPGFFPGDPGREAIIMSTFALLVWVPSLPSRERVNQVAGLLATHSLYIYLTHWQIFPLIDGFSRHVAFLASLVFGIAYGIAATRVMRRLPSLLSPGALRTRTRPGLRAPGVVRARPWSRST, encoded by the coding sequence GTGACAGCCCCTCCCGCCCTGCTCCCCGGCGCCAAGACCGTTCCGTTCGCCCGCGCTCTCGCGGCCCATCACGACCGCACCGCGGTGATCACCGCCGACGGCCCGGTGACCTACCGCGAGCTCGCCGCCCGGGTGGAGGCGACAGCCGATCGCCTGGGTCCTGCGCGCCGCCTGGTCCTGGTGGTCGGCGCCAACACCGTCGAGGCGCTCGTCGTCCACCTGGCGGCACTCTCGGCGGGGCATCCGGTCCTGCTGGTGCCGGGCGACCACCCGGAAGCCGTGCAGTCACTCATCGACGCCTACGACCCGGACGTCGTGGCACACCCGGACGGCGGACAGTGGGCACTCGACGAGCGGCGCCCCGTCTCGGCGCATGACCTGCACCCGGATCTCGCTCTGCTGCTGAGCACTTCCGGATCGACGGGTTCACCGAAACTCGTGCGGCTGTCGCACGGAAATCTTCAGGCCAACGCGGAATCCATAGCCGAGTACCTGGGAATCCGGGACACCGACCGCGCGGCGACAACTCTGCCGATGCACTACTGCTACGGCTTGTCCGTCATCCACAGCCATCTGCTGCGCGGCGCCGCACTGATCCTCACCGATCTCTCGGTCGCCGACAGCTGTTTCTGGGAACTGTTCCGCAGCGCCCGCGGGACGACCTTCGCAGGGGTCCCGTACACCTTCGACCTGCTCGACCGGGTCGGCTTCGCCTCGATGGACCTGCCCCACCTGCGCTACGTCACCCAGGCCGGCGGCAGGCTCGCACCCGACCGGGTCCGGCACTACGCGGCTCTCGGCCGCGCCGCCGGCTGGGAGCTGTTCGCGATGTACGGGCAGACCGAGGCGACGGCCCGCATGGCCTACCTGCCGCCCGACCTCGCGGAAACCCACCCCGGGGCGGCCGGAGTCCCGATTCCCGGTGGCTCCTTCCGCCTCGAACCGCTGCCCGACTGGCCCGAAGAGGACACCGGAGAGCTCGTCTACACAGGGCCGAACGTCATGCTCGGCTACGCCCGTACCCCCGACGACCTCGCTCTGGGCCGGACCACGCAGGAGCTGCACACCGGCGACATCGCGCGGCGCACCCCCGAAGGCATGTACGAGATCGTCGGCCGACGCAGCCGGTTCGTGAAGATCCTCGGCCTGCGCATCGACCCCGCCCAGGTCGAGGCGATGCTCGCACGGCACGGGGTCACCGCGCTGTGCACCGGCGACGACACCGCGCTGGCCGTGGCCGCCGTCGGTGCCGGTGCTGCGGGTGCCCACGCCTCCGACGCGCGGCGGATACGGAACCTGGTGACGAGCGAGTGCGGCCTCCCGGCCCGGGCGGTCCGGGTCCACGTCCTGGCGGACCTTCCCCGCCTGCCGACGGGCAAGCCCGACTACCGCGCCGTACGGGAACTGGCCCACCCGGCCGACCCCGGCCCGTCTGCACAGGGCCCGGGCAGCGGCCCGGAAGACCTGTGCCGGCTCTACGCACGCATACTCGACCGGGCCGATGTGACGCAGGACAGCACCTTCGTCAGCCTGGGCGGCGACTCCCTCTCGTACGTCGAGATGTCTCTCCACCTCGAAGAGCGGCTCGGCCACCTGCCGACCGACTGGCACACCACTCCGATCCGGGAACTCAGGCCGCCGGAGGGAGAGATCCCCGCACGCAGGCGGACACTCGACACCAGCGTCGCCCTGCGCGCCGTGGCGATCTTCTGCATCGTCGGATCGCACATCCACGTCTTCGGCATCAAGGGCGGAGCACACCTGCTGCTCGCCATCGCGGGCTACAACTTCGCCCGCTTCCACCTCACCACCGCCGAACGCGGCGAACGCGTCCGGCGCGCCTGCCTCAGCATCGCGCGGGTCGCGGTGCCGACCATGATCTGGATCGGCTTCGTACTCCTCCTCAACAACGACTACACCCTGGCCAACCTCGCCCTCCTCGACAGCGTGCTGGGGCCCGAGGACAGCAAAACGGGCATGCACTTCTGGTTCGTCGAGGCACTGGTCTACATCCTCGTCGTCGCCGTGGCCCTCCTGGCGCTCCCCCTGGCGGACCGGGCAGAACGCCGATTCCCCTACGGCCTGCCCCTGGCGCTCGCCGCTCTCGGGCTGCTGACCCGCTACGACCTGCTCGGGCTCCCCGACCGCACCCACATGCCCGACGCGGTCACCGTCTTCTGGCTGTTCGCGCTCGGCTGGGCTGCGGCGAAAGCCGGGTCCAGAAACCAGAGGATCGTGGTCACGGCCGCCGCCCTGGCCACGGTGCCCGGTTTCTTCCCCGGCGACCCCGGGCGAGAAGCGATCATCATGAGCACGTTCGCCCTGCTCGTCTGGGTACCGTCCCTCCCCAGCCGCGAACGCGTCAACCAGGTCGCCGGCCTCCTGGCCACCCATTCCCTGTACATCTACCTGACCCACTGGCAGATCTTCCCGTTGATCGACGGGTTCTCCAGGCACGTGGCCTTTCTCGCCTCCCTGGTCTTCGGCATCGCCTACGGCATCGCAGCGACCCGTGTGATGCGCCGACTGCCCTCGCTGCTCTCGCCGGGTGCGCTGCGCACACGCACCCGACCGGGACTCCGAGCTCCGGGTGTGGTCCGTGCTCGGCCTTGGTCGAGGTCGACGTGA
- the rpsN gene encoding 30S ribosomal protein S14 yields MAKKSKIAQNEKRKETVERYAARRAELKEIIRRPSSTTAEREAAQAELRRQPRNASATRVRNRDSVDGRPRGHLRKFGLSRVRVRQQAHAGFLPGVTKSSW; encoded by the coding sequence ATGGCAAAGAAGAGCAAGATCGCGCAGAACGAGAAGCGCAAGGAGACCGTCGAGCGGTACGCCGCCCGGCGGGCGGAACTCAAGGAGATCATCCGCCGCCCCTCCTCCACCACGGCCGAGCGTGAGGCCGCCCAGGCGGAGCTGCGCCGACAGCCCCGCAACGCCAGTGCCACCCGCGTACGCAACCGCGACAGCGTCGACGGCCGGCCTCGCGGCCACCTGCGCAAGTTCGGCCTCTCACGCGTACGGGTGCGACAGCAGGCGCACGCCGGCTTCCTGCCGGGAGTGACCAAGTCCTCCTGGTAG
- a CDS encoding iron ABC transporter substrate-binding protein: MRRPSVRRLTALLAAALLLPAVAGCGVDEDDAGLVIYSGRNEKLVKPLLDDLEKAVGTTVAVRYGESAELAAQIQEEGDKTKAGLFFSQDAGALGALSAKGLLEKLPQASLDKVDPAFRGSAGDWVGTSGRVRVLAYNPGQVSKVPDTVHDLVKPEWKGKIGYAPTNASFQAFVTGMRVLEGDDATRAWLKGLKANEPKVYENNLKVLDAVGKGEVSLGLVNHYYWYEQVAEKGESKVKAKIHFLPGGDPGALVNAAGVGILKGSDQAPVAQKAADFLLSEKAQKYFAEETKEYPLAAGVTSTVKDLPPLASLDAPKIDLGKLESLQETLKMLQEAGMV, from the coding sequence ATGCGACGCCCCTCGGTTCGACGTCTGACCGCGCTTCTCGCGGCAGCGCTTCTCCTCCCCGCCGTCGCCGGCTGCGGCGTCGACGAGGACGACGCCGGGCTCGTGATCTACTCCGGCCGCAACGAGAAGCTGGTCAAACCGCTCCTCGACGACCTCGAGAAGGCCGTCGGCACCACGGTCGCCGTCCGCTACGGCGAGAGCGCCGAACTCGCCGCCCAGATCCAGGAGGAGGGCGACAAGACCAAGGCGGGCCTGTTCTTCTCCCAGGACGCCGGCGCCCTCGGCGCCCTCTCCGCCAAGGGCCTGCTGGAGAAGCTGCCGCAGGCATCGCTCGACAAGGTCGACCCGGCCTTCCGCGGCAGCGCGGGCGACTGGGTGGGCACCTCCGGGCGCGTCCGCGTCCTCGCGTACAACCCCGGCCAGGTGTCCAAGGTTCCTGACACCGTGCACGACCTGGTCAAGCCGGAGTGGAAGGGCAAGATCGGCTACGCCCCGACCAACGCGTCCTTCCAGGCCTTCGTCACCGGCATGCGCGTCCTGGAGGGAGACGACGCAACCCGCGCCTGGCTCAAGGGACTGAAGGCCAACGAGCCGAAGGTCTACGAGAACAACCTCAAGGTCCTCGACGCTGTCGGCAAGGGCGAGGTCTCACTCGGCCTCGTCAACCACTACTACTGGTACGAGCAGGTCGCCGAGAAGGGCGAGAGCAAGGTCAAGGCGAAGATCCACTTCCTGCCGGGCGGTGACCCGGGCGCCCTCGTCAACGCGGCCGGAGTCGGCATCCTCAAGGGCAGCGACCAGGCCCCGGTGGCGCAGAAGGCCGCCGACTTCCTGCTCTCGGAGAAGGCGCAGAAGTACTTCGCCGAGGAGACCAAGGAATACCCGCTGGCCGCCGGCGTCACCAGCACCGTCAAGGACCTGCCTCCGCTGGCCTCCCTCGACGCCCCCAAGATCGACCTGGGCAAGCTGGAATCGCTGCAGGAGACCCTGAAGATGCTTCAGGAAGCCGGGATGGTCTGA
- a CDS encoding CobW family GTP-binding protein codes for MGREPGLPVVIVAGLHAEARAEVVDRLLNAVPGSVALHHDLAGASDGTVLRLIRDAAGTVSRGETPLVNDCACCALREDLVPELERLADGGLTRLAVVELWDSVEPKAMAEVIAGHGGDRLTLTNVITAVDPALVLPCLVNGDDLSEAGLAAAATDQRTVGDTWARQLEYAPVLAVVDNGEADDEDRALLAQLHPTARRVPADSGELAEAALAGFDVEAAAAAQHPACALLPQEADEAGVTTFVWRRHRPFHPERLYQALEDLCCAAARSRGRFWLADRPDTLLAWDAAGGALCVENAGPWLASLPDAAWEMVPPMRRAAAALDWHPDHGDCCQHLVFTSPGLDRDGLGRLLDSCLLTDAEYASGREAWKHLPAAFDALLDAA; via the coding sequence ATGGGCCGGGAACCCGGACTGCCCGTCGTCATCGTCGCCGGCCTGCACGCCGAGGCACGGGCCGAGGTCGTCGACCGCCTCCTGAACGCCGTCCCCGGGAGCGTGGCGTTGCACCACGACCTGGCGGGCGCCTCCGACGGCACCGTGCTCCGGCTGATCCGCGATGCCGCCGGTACGGTCTCCCGCGGTGAGACACCGCTGGTGAACGACTGCGCGTGCTGTGCCCTGCGCGAGGACCTCGTCCCTGAACTCGAGCGACTGGCTGACGGCGGCCTGACCCGCCTCGCCGTCGTCGAGCTGTGGGACTCCGTCGAACCGAAGGCCATGGCCGAGGTGATCGCCGGGCATGGCGGAGACCGCCTGACCCTCACGAACGTGATCACCGCCGTCGATCCCGCACTCGTCCTGCCCTGCCTCGTCAACGGCGACGACCTGTCGGAAGCCGGCCTCGCGGCCGCCGCCACCGACCAGAGGACCGTCGGGGACACCTGGGCCCGCCAGCTGGAGTACGCGCCCGTCCTCGCCGTCGTCGACAACGGCGAGGCCGACGACGAGGACCGCGCCCTCCTCGCGCAGCTCCACCCCACCGCCCGGCGCGTGCCGGCCGACTCCGGCGAACTCGCCGAGGCCGCCCTCGCCGGCTTCGACGTCGAGGCCGCGGCCGCCGCCCAGCACCCCGCGTGCGCGCTGCTGCCCCAGGAGGCCGACGAGGCCGGAGTCACCACCTTCGTCTGGCGCCGCCACCGGCCCTTCCACCCGGAACGGCTCTACCAGGCGCTCGAGGACCTGTGCTGCGCCGCCGCCCGCAGCCGCGGCCGGTTCTGGCTCGCCGACCGGCCCGACACCCTGCTCGCCTGGGACGCGGCCGGCGGAGCGCTCTGTGTGGAGAACGCGGGCCCGTGGCTGGCGTCCCTGCCCGACGCGGCCTGGGAGATGGTCCCGCCCATGCGCCGGGCGGCCGCCGCGCTCGACTGGCACCCCGACCACGGCGACTGCTGCCAGCACCTCGTCTTCACCTCGCCCGGCCTTGACCGCGACGGCCTGGGGCGCCTCCTCGACTCCTGCCTCCTGACGGATGCCGAGTACGCCTCGGGGCGGGAGGCGTGGAAGCACCTGCCCGCCGCGTTCGACGCCCTCCTCGACGCAGCCTGA
- a CDS encoding ABC transporter substrate-binding protein has protein sequence MSMTRSPRSVRQRAVLGSALAAALLLSGCGAEVETDAKAPETVTVNRCGEPVEYTVPKRAVAYEGGSADKLFSLGLVDHVHGYVMPPANPPVTESPWASDYAKVKMLSDDLLNKEIVVEAKSDFVLAGWKSGFKDERGITPEILDKLGIQSFMHSESCFNYPNYPEKHTPFEALYTDLERLGKIFRVEKKAEEVIGGLKKRVEAVKAKAPKGDPVPVFLYDSGTDQPFTAGNQVPPDDIIKTAGGRNVFDGLDQRWTQVNWEAVAKSEPEVIMILDYGDLPAEKKIDFLKNSPHTKGLPAVKKNNFFILDYNEGISGPRNMDGLEKFAKYLGELKS, from the coding sequence ATGTCCATGACCCGATCTCCCCGCTCGGTGCGGCAGCGCGCCGTCCTGGGCTCCGCGCTCGCGGCCGCGCTGCTGCTCAGCGGCTGCGGCGCCGAAGTGGAGACAGACGCCAAGGCGCCCGAGACGGTCACCGTCAACAGGTGCGGTGAACCGGTCGAATACACCGTCCCCAAGCGCGCCGTGGCGTACGAAGGCGGAAGCGCCGACAAGCTGTTCAGCCTCGGCCTGGTCGACCACGTGCACGGCTACGTGATGCCGCCGGCGAACCCGCCGGTAACGGAGTCTCCGTGGGCGAGCGACTACGCCAAGGTGAAGATGCTCAGCGACGACCTCCTCAACAAGGAGATCGTGGTCGAGGCCAAGTCCGACTTCGTCCTGGCCGGCTGGAAGTCGGGCTTCAAGGACGAGCGGGGCATCACCCCGGAGATCCTGGACAAGCTCGGCATCCAGAGCTTCATGCACAGCGAGAGCTGCTTCAACTACCCCAATTACCCCGAAAAGCACACGCCGTTCGAGGCGCTCTACACGGACCTCGAACGACTGGGCAAGATCTTCCGAGTCGAGAAGAAAGCGGAAGAGGTCATCGGCGGACTGAAGAAGCGGGTGGAGGCCGTCAAGGCGAAGGCGCCCAAGGGCGATCCGGTCCCGGTCTTCCTCTACGACTCGGGCACCGACCAGCCCTTCACCGCGGGCAACCAGGTCCCGCCCGACGACATCATCAAGACCGCCGGCGGCAGGAACGTCTTCGACGGCCTCGACCAGCGGTGGACCCAGGTGAACTGGGAGGCCGTCGCCAAGTCCGAGCCGGAGGTCATCATGATCCTCGACTACGGGGACCTGCCCGCCGAGAAGAAGATCGACTTCCTGAAGAACTCCCCGCACACGAAGGGGCTGCCCGCCGTCAAGAAGAACAACTTCTTCATCCTCGACTACAACGAGGGCATCAGCGGGCCGCGCAACATGGACGGTCTGGAGAAGTTCGCGAAGTACCTGGGTGAGCTGAAGAGCTGA
- a CDS encoding type B 50S ribosomal protein L31, with the protein MKPGIHPAYEPVVFRDSASGTAFLTRSTMTSDKTIEWEDGRTYPVVDVEISSASHPFYTGTARVLDTAGRVEKFQRRYGAR; encoded by the coding sequence ATGAAGCCCGGAATCCACCCCGCCTACGAGCCCGTCGTCTTCCGCGACTCCGCCTCCGGCACTGCTTTCCTCACCCGCTCCACGATGACCAGCGACAAGACGATCGAGTGGGAGGACGGCCGCACCTACCCGGTCGTCGACGTGGAGATCTCCTCCGCGAGCCACCCCTTCTACACCGGCACCGCCCGCGTCCTCGACACGGCCGGCCGCGTCGAGAAGTTCCAGCGCCGCTACGGGGCCCGCTGA